TAGGAGCTAGCCACTTGAGAGAAGGGGCAAGTGACTGAATTTTCATACCActtcacatatatttttcaagaaaatgctCGACAGTGCCTGGAGGCACAGTTAAGCAGGAAGAGGAGGCATTTTTACTATTCCCTCAGTAACACCTTTCATTCTAAACCTTCCATCTAGCCCGCTAGACTTTTCCCAGGGCTTCCTCATTACAGCCCTGAATTCTGGGTACTCTCTGCTGAGGTCTACctgtcttgtctttttattttgttttgtttttttgagatggagtcacactctgtcaccaggctggaatgcagtggcgcgatctcggttcactgcaacctccgcctgccaggttcaagcagttctcctgcctcagcctcctgagtagctgggactacaggtgcctgccaccatgcccagctaattttatgtatttttcgtagagacgaggtttcaccatattggccaagctggcccCTAACTGCcgaccttgtaatctgcctgcctcagcctcccaaagtgctgggattacaggcataagccaccacgctcagcctgcCTGTCTTTTCAAGGGGAGGGGGCAGATGGATACATGGTTAGACTCTTCGTCAAGGCCCAGCAGGGCTGAGTTCTCCATATAGCTGCTGTTTCAGTCAGCTAAGTTTCAGAGGGTTGTCCTTCCTGGAAGTAATTTTAGGGGCAAGGAAATGGTTTCCTCATTCCCTTATCTGTCTTTACTACCCTGTTCTACCCTGTCATCCAACATGTCCTCTAGGCCAGGCCCCATTCCCTGAGTTAGAGATGAATAAAATTCAGGCCTTGCCCTCCAGAACCTCATGGCCTCGGGCTGCCTCTGCTTtaatttctcctctcctttcccaggCTCCTGGAGTCCATGATCCCTATCAAGATGGTCAACTTCCCCCAGGTGAATAGAGGGTGGCACGTCTGGAGAGCAGGGGGAAGCACCAGGGCAGAGGGTGGGACCACCAGGCAAATCCTGGGAAGCCATAAACAGACGAGCGGTTGTACCCTCCAGCCTGAATGAGTTGGTATATTGACAGAAAATTGCAGGTGAACTCTATGGACCTCTCATGCTGGTCTTCACACTGGTTGCCATCCTACTCCACGGGATGAAGACGTCTGACACTATTATCGTAAGCAGGACAGACAACTTTGGGGGGGTGGCTGCCCTAGGTTGAAAGCTGCCTGAGGATATGGTGGTGGAGTGAGACAGGAACCGCCCCTGTGGAAGGCCCTAGGTGAGGCTGAGATCAGAGGCCTCCTAGGACTAAGTAGAGCCTTCACCCCACAGCGGGAGGGCACCCTGATGGGCACAGCCATTGGCACCTGCTTCGGCTACTGGCTGGGAGTCTCATCCTTCATTTACTTCCTCGCCTACCTGTGCAACGCCCAGATCACCATGCTGCAGATGTTGGCACTGCTGGtaaggagccaggcatggtgggcaaTAGTGATGTTAAAAAGAGTAGCCAGGCCTTGGTCTGCATCCGTCCTGGGGCCCCGAAGTCTGGAATGGGAGGAGTAGGCCAATGGACCATGTGTTTCCCACGGTCCCCATGAGAGGCCAGAAACCAGCGCAACCTGAGTGATTCTCCTCTCCACCATCCTCCTTCCCAGGGCTATGGCCTCTTTGGTCACTGCATTGTCCTGTTCATCACCTATAATATCCATCTTCACGCCCTCTTCTACCTCTTCTGGCTTTTGGTGGGTGGACTGTCCACACTGCGCATGGTAAGCTGGGCAAGAGGCTTCCAGGGCTGGGCTGTCCTCCCAGGGAGTTGGGGAAGACAGCCTGGAGCTGTCCATCTCACAAAGAGCCCTAAGTGGGAGGGAAGGGCCCAAAGATGGTTCTGCCCTGGTTGGGAGTGTCTTCCCCACTCCTCACTTTGGAGCCAGGCCCTTTGAGCTGTATTCTCATGGCCCTAGGTAGCAGTGTTGGTGTCTCGGACCGTGGGCCCCACACAGCGGCTGCTCCTCTGTGGCACCCTGGCCGCCCTACACATGCTCTTCCTGCTGTATCTGCATTTTGCCTACCACAAAGTGGTAGAGGGTAAGTGGCAGGAAGGCCTGGGTGGGGGAGAATGGGACAGCAGCTGCCTAGGGCAAGAAGCTGGATATCATGGTCAGTGGACTGGGCCCATCTGACCCTTGCTCACCTTCCATCTTCCTTCCAGGGATCCTGGACACACTGGAGGGCCCCAACATCCCGCCCATCCAGAGGGTCCCCAGAGACATCCCTGCCGTGCTCGCTGCTGCTCGGCTTCCCACCACCATCCTCAACGCCACAGCCAAAGCTGTTGCGGTGACCCTGCAGTCACACTGACTCCACCTGAAATTCTTGGGCAGTCCTCTTTCCCacagctgcagagaggaggaaGACTATTAAAGGACAGTCCTGATGACATATTTCTTAGATGGGGTCTGCAGCTGCCACTGAGCTGTAGCTGCGTTAAGTACCCCCTTGATGCCTGTTGGCACTTCTGAAGGGCACAAGGCCAAGAACTCCTGGCCAGGACTGCAAGGCTCTGCAGCCAGTGCAGAAAATGGGCCAGCTCCTCTGAGACCCCTCACCACCtaccccttccttcctctttatcTCTCCCACACTGTCTTGCTAAATATAGACTTGGTAATTAAAATGTTGATTGAAGTCTGGAACTGCAGCGGCTGATCCAGTGGTCCTCCCTGTCATCCCACTTACTATATACTTTCGTGCTTAGTCAGCAATGGTAATGTTGTATGTTCCCTTTTTTATATCCTCACCCAGACAGGATAAAGGTGGGACAGGCCAGACTACATAGAAGGCAGTGATTGAATATGGAACCTACCCCTGAGGGCAGGGAACACCTGACCCATGAAGCGGCAGGGAGGCCTCAAGCACAAAAGCCATAAGCCTGATGGAACACTGCAGCCAGCTTGAGTCTGGGCTCAGCTGCActcttgggaagccaaggaagcAGTGACAATTGGACAAAACATCCCAACTTAAACCCCGTGTCAAAACAAGGATCTGCACCTGGGCATTGTGGGGATAATTTTCCTGTGGAGCTCATAATTGAAGCCAAACTTGGCTTTGCCCTGGTGGTACTGGGGCCAGCTcctttcagtttttctgtctttcctcatAAAACCAACCACCACTCCTAACGCACCATCCACCCCCCGCACCACCACCTCTTTAATCTGCTCCACTTAATTTAATTCTGGTGGCTAAAAGAGGGAACAGGGCCTTTGACCTCCCTTCACTATATTGAATATTATGTTTTATGGACAATAATCTCCTTATACTAGTAAATCTGGGTCAGCAGCATCTGTCCCTCCTAACAAAGGGACTAACAGAAAGGTGCCCTTCATTTGTCCTGCGTTACACAAGTGAGGCCCCCACCACCCTGGCCAGTGGACAAAGTTGCCACAGCACCACCTGCACCTTGGGGTGTGACTCGGCCGCCTTCACGTCCTCACCAGTGCTCCAGGGCTTTGGCCCTGGCACCTCCTCTGTATTGGCAGCCCCAGTGTCGTGGCAGGGACGCACCCTCAGATGTCAACAGTCCCCTGCATACCTGGAAAAGGTGTGGCACCAGGACTTCGCATCTATCTGAGGCTTCCCTGCCCTAGGGACCCTCTGGGGTTCCCTTCTCCCCAGCAGCTCAGGCTGGCTCTGCCCAGCCGTGGCCCCCGGGGCCTCCCTGGGGAGGCCCCCATCTTGGCGAGAAGCAAGTGGGAAGTCCCCGTGGACCGGGATCCCCACGCACGCTGCTTCTCGAGTCACGAGGGCAGGGCGAGGCGCGGCGCGGAAAAAAGGGCCCTGGGGCCTTCCAAATAGGAGGGAAAAGTGCCCTGGATCCCGGCGAGGGCCTGGACCTTAGGAACCGGGAAGGAGGGGAGAATGGGCAGAAGAAGCAGTAACCGTGTCCAACACCACCTCCACATGGCGTGCCTCCATTCCGCTCCTCGTCAGCGCTCCCCACTCAGCCCATCCTAGGCCTCAGCCCTGTCGCCTTCCTTCTGCTAGCTGGCTGACCCCACTCCCAAGGAAAGAGCAGCCTATCGCTCCCAGCTCCCTGGCCCGAACCACTCGTGTGCGCGGACCTCGCGGGCCAGCGTGGCCTTGGCCGGGCAGGGGGCGGGGCGAGCGGCGGTGACGCGGCCGTTGCCATGGGAACTCGCCGCCCGTTAGCTCTCTGGAGCTGGAGCCCGAGCTGCCGCCAGCCGCCCGCCTCAGGCTCTCTCTGCCAGCCGTGCGGCCAGGCCCGCGGTGTGGTCGGGAGAGCCGGGCGGCAGAGAAGGAAGGAGCAGGTACGGCCTCCCAGCCGGGACCGGTAAGCCGAAGCCCTTGAGCCGCTCGCTGCCGCCGCGACCGCGAGGAACAAGGACGAGCGCGGAGCAGCGCCTGCCCAGACCCCGGAACGCGCACCCGGCCCAACGCCCAGACACGGACCGTGCGAGCCGCCCCCGCCCCAGTGCCGCCCCACCTCAGCCCGGCCCGCGCCCTGGACGCCTCCGCACCTCGGGCCGGCTCCGGCTCAGTCCCCGTAGCTCTTCTCCGCCCCCGCCGCAGCCTCCGCCGCAGCCGCAGCCTCCGCCCCCGGCCCCACTCCGCCCGCGACCCCAGCCCTATCCCCGGCCCTGCCCGCGGCCCCGCCAACCTCCGCTCCGGCCCCGTACCCGGAGGCCCTGCCGGCACGATGCTGCCCAGCTCCATCCAGATTTCGGGGGAGCCGCTGTCCGGCGCCGAGGTGCGGGACATCTGCCGCGGCCTGCGCGACAACGCCGTGCGCCTGCTCTCGCTGCGCGGCTGCCGCCTCTGCGACCGCGACTTCGGCCGCATCTGCCGGGCCCTGGCCGGGGCCACGTCTCTGGCGCAACTCAACCTTAACCTGGGCGTCGTGTCCAGCCCTAGCCGCATCAAGCAGCTGGCTGAGGCTCTGCGGACCAACCGCTCCATCCAGTCCCTCTTGTGAGTGCGCCCCCTCGCAAGGGGGTCCCGGGCACTGCACCTCTCCATACACTCCCCTGGCATCTCATGTTCCTCCACACTCCTTCCAGTACCATTCTACCTTCACATGCCTTATGCACATACACCGTGCCTTGGCCCATGCCTTCACAGCACCCTCCAAGCACACGCTTGGGCTTTGCACGCGCGACCCAACCCGCGTTGGGATACCCACTACTTCCTGACATTGGGTAGGGGCCGTGCCTCCCCATCTGATCATCTGCATTTACTTCACTGGGGCAGTTCCTCGGTTCCCGAGAGAGAATATCCCCCTGGGGACGAGAGCCCTGCCCACTGCAGTATTCCAGTCTACTACCCACCCACCCCTTCTCTGCTCCTCCCTGTGCCATGTCCTGAATCCCTGCCCCAGAAAACAAACCGAATTCTCTCTCTACCTGTATTCCCTGAGAATCTAGaactttccttctccttttccaggCCTCTCTAGTGCTGTGACTGAGTGCCCTCCCCATATCTAGGGCTGACAGAAGTGAAAGTGCCCCTTCTCCGTGTAGATAGGGTTCAGGACGGCAGTAACCCTGCTCTCTCACTCCCCTCCAGCCTGCATGGGAGCCCCCTGACAGATGCGGGGCTGGCCTTGCTGAACCCAGCCCTGGCCCTCCACCCTGCCCTCGTGGCTCTGGACCTGGGGGACTGCATGCTGGGTGATGAAGCCATCAACCTCATCTGTGGTCTCCTGCCCCCAGACGGGGCCAAATCTGGTGAGCAGGGCCCTGTTGAGGGCTTGGGCTAGTGTGGCAGTGATGAAAATCGAAATGCAGAGGGAAGGGGGTGTGGCCCCGGAGCTCTGATGTTGTGGGTGAGAACATCTTTCTACTCCTCTAAGGAAGGGGCAGGACGGGGGGCAGCATGGAGACCCAGGGATCCAGGCTGGGCAGGCAGAGGAAGCATGGGCCTACTTAATGGTTCTTGAACTCTATGGTGGGGGTGAGGTGGTGCTTAGCCACTAGGGACACCCTGGAAACACAGGGACGGTGGGGAAGGGCTCAGGGAGGGCTTAACCCTCCTTATTCTGGTTTCTTGCTATGATGCTACCCAGGCTTGAAGGAGCTAACGCTGAGTGCCAACCCTGGCATCACCCCTAAGGGCTGGAGCCGCCTCGCCATTGCTGTGGCCCACAGCTCCCAGGTCCGCGTCCTCAATCTGGATTACAACCCCCTGGGTGAGGCTCAAGAATACCCCCTTGGGCTCTCATTACCTCATGCCCTATCCAAGAGCCTGGGACAATCAGTTGACATGGTAATCCCTACActgggagaggaaagagaaaggagagccCCAAGGGTCAAGGAGATAGCTTTGTGGAGGACCAGGTGACCAACAAATAAATCAAAGCATCAGTTGCCACCCGTGGGCCTAACTTTCTTCATGCCTTCACTCACCAATCACAATGATCCCTTCCTGACCACCACCAATTGTCCATGTTTCCTGGCCAGGGGTTAGTATCTAAAGTTGTTAAGGCAATGGGGAAGCTATCTGTAAGGATTAGCAggcatgtgtgtgaatgtgtgcacgtgtgttgTCTCCCCAGGTGACCATGTGGCAGGAATGCTGGCTGTAGCTGTGGCCTCCAGTCGTACCCTAGAGGTCCTAGACTTGGAGGGCACAGGGCTCACCAACCAGTCAGCTCAGGTGGGAAGTTGTCATGTTTGGGAATGGCCAGGGGATGGGGTGGAGGTTAGCTTATGTGTCTGATGACATACCTAAGGGGTGGCAGATTGGGGTCTGAGGACCTGCCTTAACTGTGTTCATCATTTTCCATATTCTTCCCCACCTCAGACCCTGCTGGACATGGTAGAAAATTACCCCACAGCTTTGCGGAGCCTGGTGTTGGCTGAGAACAGCATTAGCCCAGAGCTGCAGCAACAGATCTGTGACCTCCTCtctgagggagaggaggaggaggaagtggcaGGAGGGGCTGGCGACACCCAGGAATGGGAGAGAGGGCGGGAGCCTGCTGCCCACCAGAGGGGCAGCAGCTCCTGGATGTGCCCCAGTGGTAAGAACCCAGAGGGTTGATCAGAGCTAGGTCTGGAAGAGGCTTGGGACAAGGGAGAGTGGGTGTGGAGAACCTAGGCTCTCACCTATCTGTGGTCCCCAGTGGAGGAAGGAATGGTGGTCTGAACACCCCTCTGCCCTTCCACAGATCCCAGCTCTCAGATGGTGCTAATGACATCAGGACTAGGGGACAGTCTGTTGGCTGAGACCGAGATGTGACTCTCCACTGGGCCTCTGCACACCATTTCACTTGTCTATTGTTCAAGCCCCTTGCCCCAGATACCAGGCTCAGGCCCTGGGGCTTGGGAGGGAACTGGGGTCAGGGGCTGCATGGGGGCTCTGGCAGCTCCTGGCAGTGTGGTGGGAAGGAAGCTCTGGAAGCTGTGACTGAGCAACAGCCTTGGGGGGTATTTGAACCCAGGGCAATGCCTTTGAACTTGGCAGCTCTGGCTGCAACCCGCTGGCtgggaaaagattttatgaaCTCCACAACCTGGCGTGTGGCTGTAGTCACTGGGGGCCGGCAGTAGGGGAGGAATTGGAACTACCAGTAAGCACCACTAGGGGGCAGGAGCATCACACAGCCCAAGCTCCAGGCTTCCTGAACTGGTCCAGAATCTCTCAAAATAGGCCTGGTGGAGGCCTAGGACCCGGGCTTCTGGGGCAACACCTTACACAAGCCCCATGAAGATCTGGTCCCTGCCTCTGAGGGAAGACTCAGGGACCCTGCTAAGGTTAAAGTGCCCCCCGCTTCCGCTCCCTGATGCTCTGTGCCCAGGGAAACCCTAGGTAGAGTGGGGCAAGGGGGTTCACTAGTCAACTGGGATGAGACCAGGACTGGGAATACTCACGAATGGGGAGAAGAGTGGGAGCGGGAAGGTCATTAAAACAAGTTAGGCCATACcagtaaaatagttttatttgattttaaaatagtcaTCAATGTGAAAATTTCCCAAAGCTTGGAGTAACAGTCTAGAGCCAAGGTTGGGAGTGGAGGCCAGGCCTCACCCAGAGCGCAGCTTGAGGCCCCTGAGCCCCACCCTCCTTtccagagggagggaagagacagCTGAGGGGGCCCTGAGTCAGTCCTCTCCCTGGTCCCCAAGGCCAGCTGTGCCGGGCCCCTGGAGGGCAACAGCTCATGCGGAGGATTGGGGGGGAAAGCAAACAGGTAGGAAACAGAAATGAAGTTAACGATTACAccaccacccccgccccccaaaaaaacaaaataacaaaacttgTGACTATGAAAGGAGGATGGAAGATGAATACTGATAAACTCCTCAGCTCCCCAGAAGAGCCCAATCTGGGCTGGGTTGGGCTGATTGGAGAAAAGGTCTTGAGACCCGACTGCATGTTATCTGTGGAGAATAAATATTctaagaaaaggggaaaaaccATGAGGCAAGCTGCCGTGGTCAGTCAACGCAGCTGACAGGCCTGGCATGGCCCACCACCTGACCCCACCCACACAGGGAACAGCTGTGCAGGTATGGATTGGGAAGAGGTCAAGGGCTTGGACTGGGGACCCTGAGCTGCCAAGGTATGGGGCCTTCTTGCAGTCCCGGTGCAGCAATGGCAGGAAGGCCACCAGAGGCCCTAGTTAAGCAGGTTGCCCTGCTCCTGGGCCTGGGTCAGGCTGTCCTTGCGGTGCAGGTGGTGAACCCCCATCCTCTTGGGGCTGCGCTGGGGGCGGCTGGAGCTGGGGAGTGGCCAGGCCCTGCCCTCGGTGTGGGAAGTGCCTGACCCCTCCTCTGTGCCACTGTTAATGGGCAGCAGGCTCTGGCGCTCTTCCTCAGGGCTGATGGGCAGGTtcagctcttcctcctccctgggaAAGCCAGAGTCAGGTTCTATGGGTAGCAAAAGTTCACTCTCTTCAGGTCGGGGAGAAGGTGCCTGGACCACCTCATGTCTGTCAGCAGGGCTATGGGCAAAATGGCGCTGCAGCTCAGGGAGGGCGTCGCGTCCAAAGGCTGTGCGCTGGGCCACAGCGGCAGGTGGCGGAGTACGGTCCACAAATGCCCGCTGCCAGCTGGCCAGCAGGtcctcttcagagctggcagagCTAGCTGGGGCACTGAGTGTTGGGGGCGCTGGGCTGGGCTGGTGGTGGGGTGAGGCctgggctgaggcaggggtaCTGGGCACTGGGCTGGGGCGGGCCCACTCACTCCCCTCCTCCACCAGGCTCAGTGAAATGGCCTGGCGGGTAGCGTAAGTGCAGTTGGGCAGGGGGCTGTTGCGGGGGATCCGAACCTTATCCTCAGAGAACTCTATTACCCTGCGGCCAGGATACAGTGGGTGTGGTGGAGATGGGGTTGGGTAGGGGCTCAGCTTCTCAAAGGCTGGCAGGGGCAACTCTTCCTCCGGGGAGCCCCTGGCAGTACCCAGAGAGTGGCACTCCCCATTGGGTTGCGGGATGGGGCTGCCAGGGGCCGGGGGACTGGCTGGATCACCTGGGACACCCTCGCTCATGTCCACATGCACAAAGACATCCTCAGCCAAGGGGCGCCCGGCACTGCCTGACTGGGCTGAATTGAGCAGTAGAGACTCCGGCTTCTCTAACACTCGGGCAATGACCGAGGTAGGCACCACAGCCCCTGGGGCTAGGCTGGGAGCAGGAGCTGGGCTGGCAGCCTCTTGACCACTGTGCAGATGTTTCCGAACCATGTCCTGTAGCTCACAGGGCAGCTGAGGTAAAAGAGCAGGAAAGAGAGATATTAATGATCGCAGCTAAAGACAACTTGACCCATGGCGAAAGTAATGGCTCCCACATTTAAGTACCTCTGTGTGCTCAGCACTCCACTATCTCCTGTTCTTAGAGCATGCCAGTGTGTATACCCTCACTTCACAGACACATAGGCCCGGAGAGGGGAAGACAACTCGAAGCTTTTGATTAACTTggccaggatttaaacccagatcTGCTGCTGAGGCCGGCATGTTCTCAAACTTCTATCTCCCAGCTTCTGCCCAAACCATACTTAAGTTTGGAGAATCTGTATAGACCAGTGGCTTTAGAAATACCtcttctgggccgggcgtggtggctcacgcctgtaatcccagcactttgggaggccaaggcgggtggatcacaaggtcaggaaggagatggagaccatcctggctaacacagtgaaaaccccgtctctactaaaaatacaaaaaaattaactgggtgtggtggcaggcgcctgtaattccagctacttgggagactgaagcaggagaattgcttgcagtgagccgaggcggaggcagagcttgcagtgagccgagatcgcgccactacactccagcctgggcaatagagcaagactttgtctcaaagaaaaaaaagaaaaaagaaagaagaaatatctctACTTTTGCAGGCCATATCAACCTCGGGCCTGAAGCTCTGGGGTCTAGAGTTTACCCGTTGGGGTAACATGATCAGATGGGCCTAATCCTCTCTCAGTACTCTTTGGGCAGATAGCTCTGACTAccctctccttcctgcctgggattctctctgtctctgttatAGAAACCAACAGGGCTGCTCCCCAAAACTAGTGATGGGCCCTAGACAGTACATGGGACACCAACCAGTGGCAGAGTTGATTGGCTTGATAGATGACATGGAGGCAGGAGGGCAAAGTGGAAAGAGGACTTAAAAACAGGAAGACAGACAGAGGTGTAGAAACTGGAGTTAAGAGTCCTACAGTGGCCAGAATGGTCTATGTGGGCGGGGAGGGGGTGAGTTCTACTCACATCAGCAAACTTGTGGTTTCGGAAGTGGGACTTGTTGCACTTGAGAAGCTGCACAGCCAGGTTGCAGTCCAGTCGGTACCGCTCCTACAGACACAGACCTGGTtcagagcccagcccagccctctccAAGGGAGCAGGGCCAGGCCAGAACAAAGCTAGCCCCAGGTGAGGAAGGCCCGAGCAGTGAAGTGCACATACATTGAGCTCTTCCAGCTTGTTAATGGTGTTCTTGGCATCCAGCAGCTTGTTGGTCAGCTCCACAATCTCCCAGTCCAGCGTCTTCCTATCCATCTCAGCCTTCTTGATCTGAGGCACAGACTTGAGGTTAACCCAGCCCACACCCTAGCTagcccttcctctccctccacctcctcccatcCTGGAGACACAAGAGGCCACAGGTGCTAGGGCAGCCAAGGCAGACAGAGCAGAGACAAATGACGGACAGACAGAAGGAGACTGGGCATCTCTCCCGCTCCCTGGACtggctgtggggtgggggctTTCTTAGCATGACCTCCTACCACCTGGGCCCAGGACACAGACAGTATAAGAGCTGTCCATCCCCTGAggttccaggggctctgggcaCCAGGCAAGGCAGCTGGTACCTCAAAGGCAGAAACTGCAAACCAGGGGGCTGAAGCCTCCTATGTGTGCAGCTGTTTCCAGCATCAGGctaggagagggaagaggaagcagggcttggtggcagcCAGGGCGCCTCGTTGGGCAGGGAGCAAGCTGCAGGCTCAAAAGTAGCCTTCTGATCTTCAGTTTAGGGACTGGATCTGCAGCCTCTCCTCCCCGCCCACAGCCTGGGCTTGCTGCCACCGCAGCCAAGAAGCTTTGGGTGTTCAGTGGAGACATCAATCAGTACCTCTACCAGAGCCAAGGGCAGAGCAGGCTAGGCTCCCCAGCTCTCTCCTGGGAGGGAGGCATTGACTGTTAAATGGGCCTCAcacagggaagagaaaggagCGGGTATACTCAAGGGGTACAGGGTAATAGCCAGGGCCCGCAATTCCAGATCTCAGCTGAGAAGGCCAGGGCAAGGGAGAAGACACACAAACTCAGACGCAACTGCAAAAATCCAGCTGTGGCTAAGAGAGGCCTGAGAGGAGAGTGCAGCAGCGACGGTGGCAGCATGAGGGGGAGAcgaggaaagaagagaaacagtgTGAGCATTAAGACAGTCCTGACTTGCAGAGCACACTGCGGTACCCCCACCACTGCCCCATCCCACCATCTCCCCCAAGCCCGAGTGGCATTCCCCTGGCAAATCCTGGCCCCCTGCTATGCTGTGAGCACAGTGCCCGCCAAGTTGCCCTTTACCAGTGTGTGCAGCTTGTCCTCCAACTCCTGGTTGGTCCGCTGGGAAGCTGTGTAGCTGTTCTGCAGCCTGAAAAGGGGTAATACAAGGCACATCCCTGGGTCAAGAGCCCGTTCTTCAGGCCCTGTTCAGCCTCCCGGGATCTTGAACGTGTCATTCTCCCTCAAgaacttcagttttctaatcAGAATCAGATGATCTCTGAGGCATCTTCCAGCTAACCTCCGAAGAAGGgagagatatgtgtgtgtgtgtgcgcgtgtccCCTCATTCCCACACCTGCGGAACTTATCCTTAAATTTGTCCAGCTCCTCGCGGCTCTggcccagctccagctccaggcaGTCCTGCCCGATTTCCAGCTCACGTTCCAGGGCCTCAGTGCGTCTGGTGGCGGAGGCCAGGCGCCGGCGAAGCTCTTCATTCTCCTGCTGCAAGAGCCTGGCAGGGTGTTGTGGGATCAAGGGCAGAGGGGTATGAGAGATAGAA
Above is a genomic segment from Piliocolobus tephrosceles isolate RC106 chromosome 5, ASM277652v3, whole genome shotgun sequence containing:
- the YIPF3 gene encoding protein YIPF3 isoform X1, whose translation is MTTTAAPAGGARNGAGPEWGGFEENIQGGGSAVIDMENMDDTSGSSFEDMGELHQRLREEEVDADAADAAAAEEEDGEFLGMKGFKGQLSRQVADQMWQAGKRQASRAFSLYANIDILRPYFDVEPVQVRSRLLESMIPIKMVNFPQKIAGELYGPLMLVFTLVAILLHGMKTSDTIIREGTLMGTAIGTCFGYWLGVSSFIYFLAYLCNAQITMLQMLALLGYGLFGHCIVLFITYNIHLHALFYLFWLLVGGLSTLRMVAVLVSRTVGPTQRLLLCGTLAALHMLFLLYLHFAYHKVVEGILDTLEGPNIPPIQRVPRDIPAVLAAARLPTTILNATAKAVAVTLQSH
- the YIPF3 gene encoding protein YIPF3 isoform X2 encodes the protein MENMDDTSGSSFEDMGELHQRLREEEVDADAADAAAAEEEDGEFLGMKGFKGQLSRQVADQMWQAGKRQASRAFSLYANIDILRPYFDVEPVQVRSRLLESMIPIKMVNFPQKIAGELYGPLMLVFTLVAILLHGMKTSDTIIREGTLMGTAIGTCFGYWLGVSSFIYFLAYLCNAQITMLQMLALLGYGLFGHCIVLFITYNIHLHALFYLFWLLVGGLSTLRMVAVLVSRTVGPTQRLLLCGTLAALHMLFLLYLHFAYHKVVEGILDTLEGPNIPPIQRVPRDIPAVLAAARLPTTILNATAKAVAVTLQSH
- the LRRC73 gene encoding leucine-rich repeat-containing protein 73 isoform X2 — protein: MLGDEAINLICGLLPPDGAKSGLKELTLSANPGITPKGWSRLAIAVAHSSQVRVLNLDYNPLGDHVAGMLAVAVASSRTLEVLDLEGTGLTNQSAQTLLDMVENYPTALRSLVLAENSISPELQQQICDLLSEGEEEEEVAGGAGDTQEWERGREPAAHQRGSSSWMCPSDPSSQMVLMTSGLGDSLLAETEM
- the TJAP1 gene encoding tight junction-associated protein 1 isoform X2, with translation MTSAAPAPAKKPYRKAPPEHRELRLEIPGSRLEQEEPLTDAERMKLLQQENEELRRRLASATRRTEALERELEIGQDCLELELGQSREELDKFKDKFRRLQNSYTASQRTNQELEDKLHTLIKKAEMDRKTLDWEIVELTNKLLDAKNTINKLEELNERYRLDCNLAVQLLKCNKSHFRNHKFADLPCELQDMVRKHLHSGQEAASPAPAPSLAPGAVVPTSVIARVLEKPESLLLNSAQSGSAGRPLAEDVFVHVDMSEGVPGDPASPPAPGSPIPQPNGECHSLGTARGSPEEELPLPAFEKLSPYPTPSPPHPLYPGRRVIEFSEDKVRIPRNSPLPNCTYATRQAISLSLVEEGSEWARPSPVPSTPASAQASPHHQPSPAPPTLSAPASSASSEEDLLASWQRAFVDRTPPPAAVAQRTAFGRDALPELQRHFAHSPADRHEVVQAPSPRPEESELLLPIEPDSGFPREEEELNLPISPEEERQSLLPINSGTEEGSGTSHTEGRAWPLPSSSRPQRSPKRMGVHHLHRKDSLTQAQEQGNLLN
- the LRRC73 gene encoding leucine-rich repeat-containing protein 73 isoform X1, which translates into the protein MLPSSIQISGEPLSGAEVRDICRGLRDNAVRLLSLRGCRLCDRDFGRICRALAGATSLAQLNLNLGVVSSPSRIKQLAEALRTNRSIQSLFLHGSPLTDAGLALLNPALALHPALVALDLGDCMLGDEAINLICGLLPPDGAKSGLKELTLSANPGITPKGWSRLAIAVAHSSQVRVLNLDYNPLGDHVAGMLAVAVASSRTLEVLDLEGTGLTNQSAQTLLDMVENYPTALRSLVLAENSISPELQQQICDLLSEGEEEEEVAGGAGDTQEWERGREPAAHQRGSSSWMCPSDPSSQMVLMTSGLGDSLLAETEM
- the TJAP1 gene encoding tight junction-associated protein 1 isoform X1, which produces MGCNQRQAGSRIPTPNSVFSFSNSEGRLDCPLPSPLPPLTLQPRLCSQGQQAYEICCLRLKLWLSPHVIPSFLSPLWSSRACSSISHTPLPLIPQHPARLLQQENEELRRRLASATRRTEALERELEIGQDCLELELGQSREELDKFKDKFRRLQNSYTASQRTNQELEDKLHTLIKKAEMDRKTLDWEIVELTNKLLDAKNTINKLEELNERYRLDCNLAVQLLKCNKSHFRNHKFADLPCELQDMVRKHLHSGQEAASPAPAPSLAPGAVVPTSVIARVLEKPESLLLNSAQSGSAGRPLAEDVFVHVDMSEGVPGDPASPPAPGSPIPQPNGECHSLGTARGSPEEELPLPAFEKLSPYPTPSPPHPLYPGRRVIEFSEDKVRIPRNSPLPNCTYATRQAISLSLVEEGSEWARPSPVPSTPASAQASPHHQPSPAPPTLSAPASSASSEEDLLASWQRAFVDRTPPPAAVAQRTAFGRDALPELQRHFAHSPADRHEVVQAPSPRPEESELLLPIEPDSGFPREEEELNLPISPEEERQSLLPINSGTEEGSGTSHTEGRAWPLPSSSRPQRSPKRMGVHHLHRKDSLTQAQEQGNLLN